The sequence GCTCCCCAACCAGAGAGTGGTCGGTGGTCAACTGTTCTATTTTATTCCCGCGAATACGGTAGCCTCTGGAATCCCCGACATTCGCCACATAAACGCGGTTGTTGCGAAAAAGAAAAGCGGCGGCGGTGGTTCCCATCCCTTGCAAAGAATTGTCTTCAGTCGCCTTTTCAAAAATACGATGACTGGCGAGCAGAATGGAATATTGGAGCCATGTTTTAAAATCGTTCGGTTTTACGGGAAATGCAACGGAGTCCTGAAGAGTGGAATCCGGATCGGCATTAAGCTGGTTAATGGTGCTCTGGATGGTGTCTACGGCAAGACGGCTCGCGAATTCCCCTCCTACATGACCGCCCATTCCATCGGCGAGGACATAGAGATGCAACGCATCATCCACAAGGAAACTATCTTCATTTTTTTCACGCTTACAGCCGACATCGGAAAGACCAAAACTTGAAATTCGCATTTTGTTGTTCCTATCTAAAATAACCCATGTTGCAAAGGCTAAAAATTGGTTTTGCACAACTCACATGAATGTATCGGCACCTCGCAGAAAAAGTTGCTTAGCAAAACGATCGAGGAAACCGATCACGAAATGGAAATGCCTTCTCTTTGAATTTGGATATACAACGATGACAAATGATTTGTTTTAAGAGATTGGGGATCTGTGGCGATAACCTGCAGGCGCGGATCAATCCCAAAGGCAACCATGGTGGCTTCTTTTCTGTATTTTTCCCTGTTGCGACGAAACTTTTCCGACACTAGACAAAGATCGATATCGCTGTCTTGTCTCGCTTCGCCACGGGCATAGGAACCGAAGAGTACGGTGCGAAAA comes from Deltaproteobacteria bacterium and encodes:
- a CDS encoding Stp1/IreP family PP2C-type Ser/Thr phosphatase, coding for MRISSFGLSDVGCKREKNEDSFLVDDALHLYVLADGMGGHVGGEFASRLAVDTIQSTINQLNADPDSTLQDSVAFPVKPNDFKTWLQYSILLASHRIFEKATEDNSLQGMGTTAAAFLFRNNRVYVANVGDSRGYRIRGNKIEQLTTDHSLVGEQIRAGIIKPKDAKEHRLRNIITRSVGFQSEVEVDAEARAIKNGDVYLLCSDGLYNLVEDNEMLDVLTHQELEAASHHLIDIAKARGGDDNITLVLVKVDSLQNNPNEDEESTMQC
- a CDS encoding nucleotidyltransferase domain-containing protein, which produces MVPKKIRNVVRKFTQALKKAEFPAFRTVLFGSYARGEARQDSDIDLCLVSEKFRRNREKYRKEATMVAFGIDPRLQVIATDPQSLKTNHLSSLYIQIQREGISIS